One window of Trichoderma breve strain T069 chromosome 3, whole genome shotgun sequence genomic DNA carries:
- a CDS encoding pam16 domain-containing protein: MASVMAWGAGVAVAAFLGRAGFVALRRSRGGVGAMGKAFYKGGFEPRMTKKEASLILSLSERSITKDKVRKAHRTLMLLNHPDRGGSPYLATKVNEAKELLDKTV, encoded by the exons ATGGCTTCAGTAATGGCTTGGGGCGCCGGTGTTGCCGTCGCAGCATTCCTC gGCCGCGCAGGCTTCGTCGCCCTCCGTCGTTCCCGCGGCGGCGTCGGCGCCATGGGCAAGGCTTTTTACAAAGGCGGTTTCGAGCCCCGGAtgaccaagaaggaggctTCTCTCATTCTATCACTAAG CGAGCGATCCATTACCAAAGACAAGGTCCGCAAGGCCCACCGAACGCTCATGCTCCTCAACCACCCCGATCGAGGCGGCAGCCCGTACTTGGCGACTAAAGTCAACGAAGCAAAGGAATTACTGGATAAAACTGTCTGA